The Streptococcus viridans genome contains the following window.
TAGCTTAATTCCGCAACAATCGCTTTGAGTTGTTCTTTGGTGTGAACACCAGCGACTTGTTTCACCACTTGGCCATCTTTTTTGAACAAGAGTGTTGGGATGGACATGATGCCGAAGTTACGAGCAGTGTTTGGATTTTCATCCACATCCATCTTAAAGATTTTCAAGTCATCTTCATGGATCTCTTCTGCCAACTGTTCCAAGATTGGTGCCTGCATCCGGCAAGGACCACACCAAGTTGCCCAAAAGTCTACCAAGACCAAGCCTTGGCTAGTTTCTTGTTCAAATGTTGCATCTGTTAGTACGTGTACCATAGTTCCTCCTTTGATTAGTGATTTCCACTAATCTCTTATTGATAGTTCTATTCTACACCAAAATTCAAGTTTTTAGAAATATTTGCTACGCTCTCAGCCTTGGACATCTTCTTTCTTTTTCTTCCAGAAAAGAAGACTAGACAAGAGGAGGGTACCTAACCCATAGAATCCTATCCATTCCTCTTCCGTGCCTGTTTGAGGAAGCTGACCTGCTTTTTCTTGCGCTGGAAGGACTGTTTTACCCGTCTCATAGACAAATGTTTGTCCATAAGCAACAGATAGAGATTCTGGTTTTGCAGTTTCTTTCTCAGCCGTTTTGACGAGAGAACGAAGATTTGGACTAGCAGGAATCTCTGATCTACCATATCTTTCAGGCTCTGGAAGGACTGGCAGATGGTATTCTTCGATGTAATGAACTGCTGGTTCTACCAATTTTGCCCCCTGAATCTCTGGAAGGGCAGCATATGCTGTATCAGCTGCGTTAGGAAGATAAGAAGCCACTTGCGAACGCGTTCCTTCTACAATTGGAATGCTCGCACGGATTGAATCTGTCTTGAAGGTGACTTCATAAGGATTTTCAACGGTTAAGTCAGATGGATCATAGGTATTGAAGACTAGGGCTAATTTGTGGCCCTTTTTAACCGTATAGAGGTTTGGTTGGAGATGGACCGTATAGTCGTGGAATTCCCCAACTTTTGGCTCGATACTATTTCTTGAGCTGGCTGAATCATAGCCAGACTCAGGGTTGGCCAGGTTGATCCATCCTTTGGCAATGACCTTGTATTTTGTCTTAATGGTCTCAAACTCTGCTACAGAGAGATTAGAGAGGGTACTTCCCATCCAGAAGCCATCTGCTTTTTTATCTGCCTTGACGCTACCGTTACCGACCACATCAAATTCCTCATCAGAGACGTCGACTAAGAGGGCATTGATCTGGAAGTTCTTGCCTTGCCCCTTAGCTAGGGCTGCCTTGAAGTGTACAGGGATATGCCCTTTGATGGTAGTATCTTCTGTCACTTCTGATACAAAGGTCATGTTGGCTTTTGAAGAAGCTTGGCTCACAGTTTCGTTGCGTTTAGCAATCTCTATGCCAGCTCCTGCATAGTCACTTGAAATCGTCTCTTCCAAGCGTTTCGACTGGGCATTGAGGAAGAGGCGTTGCGAAGTCTTCCAGTTATCATAAGTGGTCCACTTACTTGGGTCATAGTTGTTTTGAGCTAGAACAGCTGGTAATTTGTCAACCTGATTCTCTACCCCGTACAAGTAATGACTAAGCCAGGTATTCAAAAGATCATAGAAATCTTGGCCATTCGCCTGGATGCCATAGCCACGAGACATGGCTGCTGGATAGACGTGGTCTCCCTGGTGGAGATAGAGCTTGACATCTTGGCCTGCCTTCTTGAGGGCATCGTACATGAGTTCAAAATGCTTGGTTTTAACGTTGTCATCATTCAAGCCGTGAACCAAGAGGGCGCTAGTCTTGAATTTTTCAGGATGCAGGGTATAATCCCGCTCCTTCCAGACATCGCTGTAATTGCGTTCATGCGCATTTTGATCCTTGTTGAGCTGGTTGATGTAGTTGGCATAATTTTGCCAAATACCAGCCCAGTCTTTTTCATCTAGAATCCGAGTACCGACATAGAGGGACAACCAAGATAAATCACTATATGGTGGGTTCCCATAAGCTGTTCCTTGACTGTTGAAATAATCATACCAAGAAGCGATCCCAGCAGCTGGTACGATGGTCTTCAGACCTTCGACTCCTGTACTTGCCACACCAAAGGTCGTGGTTCCAGCCCAGGACAGACCGGTCATGGCAACATTTCCTGTAGCCCAGTCTGCTTTGATTTCGACATTGCTGGTCTTATCGGTGTAGGCCTTGCGCTTGCCATTGACCCACTCGATGATATTCTTAAACGCATTGATTTCAAGGTCAGAGCCTGTCGTGTTAAAACCTTCCGACCCTTTGGTACCAAGCCCCGCACTGGAGATAAAGGCATAGCCTCTGACT
Protein-coding sequences here:
- a CDS encoding CocE/NonD family hydrolase; this translates as MKKKTVVSMVASSLLLAPFILNQVVAADENLPELSPTKEVVTQVAPEPVASEGATSQSQVDQASAPSVEPKKEVETSEPAGPSPIAPAETEKVDKPVEQEKTVTVTEKINLPQAPQGAGVPASPAASTVASSPATGQALTSYTGSLANSDLKDKELTVQNAVDELLQWAAKDPKQAGQSAADRERFAKSLGMISTQEDLNRKVSQEELTNMYSIAKKLYVAYRSEKKAPLFLNGRAQPIFPYTTGEKSNEDYHYEDSEIVRFPVYVETDYDTDADGKPDLVKAIVQLPKAVARGDFKAATILEARPYVAGTLDENYVTLESLGLPTDGSYDMKKLREQPAKRQAVGNSSTVDAAKKAKASDWYYYSPYEYIYDYENLNWYDYFLVRGYAFISSAGLGTKGSEGFNTTGSDLEINAFKNIIEWVNGKRKAYTDKTSNVEIKADWATGNVAMTGLSWAGTTTFGVASTGVEGLKTIVPAAGIASWYDYFNSQGTAYGNPPYSDLSWLSLYVGTRILDEKDWAGIWQNYANYINQLNKDQNAHERNYSDVWKERDYTLHPEKFKTSALLVHGLNDDNVKTKHFELMYDALKKAGQDVKLYLHQGDHVYPAAMSRGYGIQANGQDFYDLLNTWLSHYLYGVENQVDKLPAVLAQNNYDPSKWTTYDNWKTSQRLFLNAQSKRLEETISSDYAGAGIEIAKRNETVSQASSKANMTFVSEVTEDTTIKGHIPVHFKAALAKGQGKNFQINALLVDVSDEEFDVVGNGSVKADKKADGFWMGSTLSNLSVAEFETIKTKYKVIAKGWINLANPESGYDSASSRNSIEPKVGEFHDYTVHLQPNLYTVKKGHKLALVFNTYDPSDLTVENPYEVTFKTDSIRASIPIVEGTRSQVASYLPNAADTAYAALPEIQGAKLVEPAVHYIEEYHLPVLPEPERYGRSEIPASPNLRSLVKTAEKETAKPESLSVAYGQTFVYETGKTVLPAQEKAGQLPQTGTEEEWIGFYGLGTLLLSSLLFWKKKKEDVQG
- the trxA gene encoding thioredoxin yields the protein MVHVLTDATFEQETSQGLVLVDFWATWCGPCRMQAPILEQLAEEIHEDDLKIFKMDVDENPNTARNFGIMSIPTLLFKKDGQVVKQVAGVHTKEQLKAIVAELS